From the genome of Bactrocera oleae isolate idBacOlea1 chromosome 2, idBacOlea1, whole genome shotgun sequence, one region includes:
- the LSm-4 gene encoding COMM domain-containing protein 5, producing the protein MSSNFRYTMVRTVRPYVKYFPQLTKPVLRVLIKVSVHYLESSKCSPEELDLELTKLTHSGQDIPDNFCELFAAVLQIMQIFLRTPKGIVKDHELRDCLKELRFTDECIEDLSKVLYNHRASLTKNFIEAKTTRSKPKNLQWRINISLGEGTCNGSINAPTIILHFQLPDGRYRTLEFPLSMFHQLRYNVALLLSEMQALESRAVMKKF; encoded by the exons ATGTCCTCGAATTTTAGATATACCATGGTGCGAACCGTACGTCCTTATGTCAAATATTTTCCGCAATTAACGAAACCAGTACTTCGGGTTCTTATAAAAGTTTCTGTTCACTATCTGGAGAGTTCGAAATGTTCACCGGAAGAATTAGACTTGGAGTTGACTAAACTTACGCATTCTGGCCAAGACATTCCAGACAACTTTTGTGAATTATTCGCAGCCGTGTtgcaaattatgcaaatatttttgcgtACGCCAAAGGGTATTGTTAAAGACCACGAACTAAGAGACTGCCTCAAGGAACTGAG atttacTGATGAATGCATTGAAGACTTAAGTAAAGTACTGTATAACCATCGTGCCTCCTTAACGAAGAATTTCATTGAGGCCAAGACAACACGTTCCAAACCGAAGAACCTGCAATGGCGCATTAACATATCATTAGGAGAGGG CACATGTAACGGCAGTATCAATGCGCCAACTATCATATTGCATTTTCAATTACCCGATGGTCGTTACCGTACACTGGAATTTCCACTGTCAATGTTTCATCAATTGCGTTATAATGTTGCTCTGCTACTTAGTGAAATGCAAGCTCTTGAAAGTCGCGCTGTCATGAAGAAATTTTAA
- the Galt gene encoding probable galactose-1-phosphate uridylyltransferase, which yields MQFVASEHPHRRFNPLTGHWVLVSPHRMLRPWTGQQEAPLKSNIPEFDPTNPLSPGVARPNGTVNPVYTGTFVFTNDFPALMENNPVPPLSDDPLFQVSEARGTCRVMCFHPKSNVTLPQMTVAEITAVIDEWIKQFNELSKKFLWVQVFENKGAAMGCSNPHPHCQIWCCSFLPTEPQIKDERLRNYYTKNGRPLLADYVKRELERKERIVVENQDWLVVVPFWAAWPFETLLISRNDNKRISDVTATQRENLAKVMKELTTKYDNLFQCSFPYSMGFHGAPTGEASGADTSHWTLHALYYPPLLRSASVRKFMVGFELLNEAQRDLTPEQAAQRLREIDGVRHYSEN from the exons ATGCAATTCGTAGCATCTG AGCATCCCCATCGACGATTCAACCCATTAACTGGTCATTGGGTGCTGGTGAGTCCACATCGCATGCTGAGACCATGGACTGGGCAACAGGAGGCGCCACTGAAAAGCAACATACCCGAGTTTGATCCCACTAACCCACTTAGTCCAGGTGTGGCGCGACCAAATGGAACC GTGAATCCGGTGTATACAGGAACatttgtttttacaaatgaTTTTCCGGCTTTGATGGAGAACAATCCGGTACCACCACTGTCAGATGATCCCCTATTTCAAGTGTCGGAGGCTAGAGGTACTTGCCGAGTTATGTGCTTCCATCCCAAATCGAATGTAACACTACCACAGATGACCGTCGCGGAAATAACTGCCGTTATAGATGA ATGGATCAAGCAGTTCAatgaattaagtaaaaaatttctcTGGGTACAGGTGTTTGAGAATAAGGGTGCTGCTATGGGTTGTTCGAATCCACATCCACACTGCCAAATATGGTGCTGCTCATTTCTGCCCACCGAGCCACAAATTAAAGACGAACGTTTGCGCAATTACTACACCAAGAACGGCCGACCATTGCTGGCAGATTATGTGAAACGTGAGCTAGAACGTAAGGAGCGTATTGTTGTCGAAAATCAAGATTGGTTAGTTGTGGTACCTTTCTGGGCTGCTTGGCCCTTTGAGACTCTACTTATATCAAGAAATGACAACAAACGCATAAGCGATGTAACTGCAACGCAGCGAGAGAATTTGGCGAAAGTTATGAAGGAATTAACAACCAAATATGATAACTTATTCCAGTGCTCCTTTCCATATTCAATGGGTTTTCATGGAGCACCAACTGGTGAAGCCAGCGGCGCTGACACATCTCATTGGACACTTCACGCACTTTACTACCCCCCTCTATTGCGGTCTGCCTCTGTGCGTAAATTCATGGTTGGATTTGAGTTATTAAATGAGGCGCAACGCGATTTGACACCAGAGCAAGCAGCTCAACGTCTACGTGAAATTGATGGCGTTCGACATTACTCGGAAAATTAA